Proteins encoded by one window of Arachis ipaensis cultivar K30076 chromosome B04, Araip1.1, whole genome shotgun sequence:
- the LOC107636617 gene encoding uncharacterized protein LOC107636617, translated as MIFSSWNIRGLKGVGKLSMIKNFRRKFNVHMLGLIETKTEMVTNFDIAQLWGNGAVKWELVGSVGAAGGLVLMWDDMVFQMNNCYKGARWICLKGVLLKTNFPCAFCLVYGPHERAEKLIMWEELSFLSGLCQVPFCYMGDFNEVTRVEERKGATSLTVSAEEFKSWIQDMELVDLAITDRLFTWFRGQSCSRIDRGLVSLEWLEEFPDTRLRGGPRGLSDHCPMILEVNRISGGPRPFRSLDSWFTHDGFLRMVKEEWRNLGEGQFI; from the coding sequence ATGATTTTTAGTtcttggaatattagggggttgAAGGGGGTTGGTAAACTAAGTATGATTAAGAACTTTCGGAGAAAGTTTAATGTGCATATGCTAGGCTTGATAGAGACTAAGACAGAGATGGTGACAAATTTTGATATAGCACAACTGTGGGGAAATGGCGCAGTTAAATGGGAGTTAGTTGGTTCGGTTGGTGCTGCGGGGGGACTGGTATTAATGTGGGACGACATGGTATTTCAGATGAACAACTGTTATAAAGGGGCTCGCTGGATATGCTTGAAAGGTGTGTTGctaaaaactaactttccctgtGCTTTCTGTCTAGTTTATGGGCCACATGAAAGGGCGGAAAAACTCATTATGTGGGAAGAGTTGAGCTTCCTATCTGGGTTATGCCAAGTACCGTTCTGTTATATGGGGGATTTTAACGAGGTAACTCGTGTAGAAGAGAGAAAGGGTGCTACCTCTTTAACAGTGTCCGCAGAAGAGTTTAAATCGTGGATACAGGATATGGAGTTAGTGGACTTGGCAATAACTGATCGCTTATTCACCTGGTTCAGAGGGCAATCATGTAGCCGTATTGATAGGGGACTGGTTAGTTTAGAGTGGCTAGAAGAGTTTCCTGATACAAGACTGAGAGGGGGACCTAGAGGGTTATCAGACCATTGCCCAATGATCTTGGAGGTTAACCGGATTAGCGGGGGACCAAGACCGTTTCGGAGCTTGGATTCGTGGTTTACCCATGATGGGTTCTTGAGAATGGTGAAGGAGGAGTGGAGGAACTTGGGGGAGGGACAGTTCATTTAA